The genome window GAAATAGATGGAGGTGTGGTCTGTCACAAGGGTGAAAACTTTaagggttttgggtttttagtATGGAGACGGGGAGAttccccaaatcctgctggGAAGGGGGAGCGCCCCAGGGGACAATGGATCACCGAAGAAAATCCTCCAGGGAAACGATAAATCCCGGCCAGTGATGCTCGTTAGGATGGAGCCCAATTATTAATTCCTCAAATTAAcctgttgggattttttcccatctgACTTCCAAAGCCTTTGGCTGGGAGCTTTCCTGACATCCCAGGAATTGTTGTGGGGTTGGTTTATGCCATAACAACCCCTGTGCCCTTCCCCACatccatcccattcccaaacATCGGCAATTTGCATTTCAGGCCCTTTTTTCAAGGATGAATGTTGGGGTTGGTTTTGAAGAACCAGCCAAGAAAAACAGGGAGCAAAACCCCTCAGCTCCAAACCGCCATAAAACCCACACTCCGAAAATtatcataaatattttatttattatttattaatttattaatccTTCTGGCATAGGAATTCCTATAGGAAGCGCTCTGCCCCGTGCGTGGAAGATGCCTGTGCTTATTTACAAATGccacatttatttttccctcctccttctcccccccccaaaaaaaaaccccaaaaataaatGTACAGTACAGATTCCTatggctcctggggctgggagaCTCTCGAGGAACATCTTGGGAGTCCTTTCCCAAAGAAATCTGGGCAgcagggataaaaaaaaaaaaaaaaaagacaataaaaagagattttaatgCTTGGATCCGTGTCAGGAGAGGCTGCAAGGAGGGTTCTGTGCCTTTCCCTCCTTGCCAGGGATCGATCCAGGCTGGAATCAGGAAAATCGATGGGGTGGAGCAAAATCCCGAAGCAAAGCCTCAGGTTTAAGCGGGGCTTTGTTGAGTCAGGACCTACTGCTGACCCGGCACtgtttttgctggtttttggtgtgttttttgcATAGGAAAAACCTGGAGAAACAGGAGAAATCTGAGGAATGGGAGTCAGTCCAAGCTCGTTTCTctgtaattaatatttttctatgtATCTCAGTGTCAGATTGTCCCTCTGGATTTATCCTGGAATAAAACAAGGCTGGAATTCCAGCCTTATCTTTACACCCCTGATCATTTCCAGAGCAGGGATTAATCCCAACTTGGTTAAATCCTTAAATGCATCCCTCGTGTGGCCACCACAAATCCTTGTGCAAAAGTAAAGTTACATTCAGGAAATGCCCTTGGAGTTCCACCAGCTTCCTTGGATTTTGggttctttctcttttttaggatttttttttttttttttttttttttttttgtggcccAGAGCTTATCCCAAATTGTCCTTGCCAAGGGCAGCGCTGAGGATGCTGATGTGCAAAAATAGGAACAGAACAAAGTCAGCGTTTTCCCAAAGCAACAAGAACTTCCCTGAGCCCACCCGGAGCTTCGTCCTTGGCATAACATTCGGAAAAACACCAATTTTTGGGGCAGCCACAAATTGTTTTAGCCTACAGGAAGACTGGGAATACCTGGAAGAAAATCCTCCCCATGGAAGGGAGAAGGGACAGCTCTGACCAAGTGattttctggggagaaaaatatgaaaaatttgatttttttttttttttttaatctcctggCTGCCACCAGGATGCAGGAATTGCCCTGCCTGGGGGCATGCACCCCAAATTCCCGGTGGGAATGTGAGCAGGGCAGCTCCGAGGGAAGCTTGGTGTGATGGGATGAAAAAAGGATTATTGCTGCTGGGAACAAATTCATCTTTCTGCCTTCCTGAGGAGGTGGAGGCTCCTTCCATGAACACCAGGAATCCGTGGCACAGGGATTTATAGGAATTCCGGTGGGATCCGTGGCCCAGGGATTCGTAGGAATTCTGGCAGGATCCGGGATGGGGAGGACGAGCTGCACCTCGCACCGTCCGGCTCTGGCAAGGACGAGCTCTGGGCTGGTTTTTGGGACTTTTCCTGGTCCGTCTGCTGGGAattgctggagctgggctggatcaGGAGGGAATTGTCGCTCCCAGTGGGATGAGGGAGGGGCGGGCTGGCAACGACATCTGGGTGACATCCTTGGCAAGGTCAAGGCGGGCTCTGGCTCTGCCCCGGGGAGCCTGGGGAGAGGAAATAATGAGAGAATCTGTGGGATAAATGGGAGAATCTGGGGGATAAATTGAGAACCTATAGGATAAATGGAGAATCTGTAGGATGAGGGAGGGAATCTAGGGGATAAGTGGAGAATATGGGGGATAAATGGGAGAGTATGGGGGATAAGTGGAGAATGTGTGGGATAAATGGGGAATCTGTGGGATGAGGGAAGGAACCTGTGGGATAAATGGGGAATCTGTGGGATGAGGGAAGGAATCTGCGGGATAAATGGGAGAACCTGTGGGATAAATGGGAGAATCTGTGGGATGAATGGAGAATCTGCAGGGTAAGTGGAGAATCTGTAGGATAAATGGAGAATCTGTGGGATAAATGGAAATTCTATGGGATAACTGAGCAGATCatgcagctctcccagcccctcatCACTCAGCTCCCCTTCCCTTGCCCCGGACACTTTGGATCAGCCCCTGAACCCTCCAAAAccccccaggcagggcaggcagaggtggcaccgccggggagctgctcctcgGAGAGGTGACAAGGAGGCACCCGAGGTCCCCCTGGCAGTCCCGGCGTACcgaggggacaggaggggtcCCGGGCGAGGCCGCTCCTCACACGGCCGTCTCCTGCCCCCTGCCGgcctcttccttcttcctcttcatcctctTCATCTTGCAGAAGCCGTGGAGGCCACAGAAACAAGAGAAGGTGAACTGGGGCATCAACCAGAGCTGGAGACGCTCGGGAGCAACTCCGGGAAACCTggagggggacagggaga of Anomalospiza imberbis isolate Cuckoo-Finch-1a 21T00152 chromosome 26, ASM3175350v1, whole genome shotgun sequence contains these proteins:
- the BLACAT1 gene encoding bladder cancer associated transcript 1 — encoded protein: MPQFTFSCFCGLHGFCKMKRMKRKKEEAGRGQETAV